GCGGAGAAAGGGTGACCAGCAATTGCCCACCACGGCGAGAACGGCGCCCGCGGCCTGCCAGGCCGGGTGCGCGCCGAGCGCGCCGGCCACGGCCACCGCCGCGTAGCCCTTCACGACATCACCGAGGAGGGTGACGATGCCGGCCGCCGCTCCCAGGGTGCGGAGGACGTTGGTGGCGCCGATGTTGCCGCTGCCCCGGCGGCGGATGTCCCCCCCTCCCGCCGCGCGCGCGACGAGCACACCCACGGGAATGGCGCCGATGAGATAGGCCAGGAGCGCGCCGAGCACCCTCATGGCCAGCGCTCCTGATCCTTGACCAGCACCCCCGGGCCCGTCTTGAGGAAGAAGCCGTAGAAGTAGTGGCCGCCGGAGACCACGGTCACGGCCAGCGCCAGCCAGATTGCGACGGTCGAGAGCAGGTGGAAGGGGACCACGTCCGCCGGCAGGCCCTTCTCGAGGATCAGGATGGTGATGGCCACGTACTGGGTGACGGTCTTCCACTTCCCGAGCCGGGAGGCCGCCACGATGATGCCCATGGACAGCGCCACCCCGCGCAGCCCGGTCACTGCCAGCTCGCGCCCGATGATCACGACGGCCACCCAGGCCGCCACCATCTCCACCTGGACGAGCGAGACGAGGGCGGCGGCCACCAGGAGCTTGTCGGCCACGGGATCGAGCAGCGTGCCGAGCCGCGTCACCTGGTTCCAGCGGCGGGCCATGCTCCCGTCCAGCCAGTCGGTGAACGCGGCCGCCACGAAGATGACGGCCGCGATCAGCACGCTGACCCGCTCGGAGGAGATGAGGAAGACGATGAGCAGCGGGACGAGCACGATGCGGACCAGGGTGAGCGCGATGGGGATGTTCACGGCAGCCCCGCCCCGCGGCCCATCACCACACCCGGCACGATGGCGCCGTCCTCGAACACCGGCACCTCGTCCACCGTGGACAGCGCCAGGCACGCCCAGAGGTCCTCCGAGCGGCCGGCGCGCGCCAGCGTCCGCGCCCACGTGGCGTCCTCCAGGAGCGCGCCGAGGCGGCCCGCGTAATGCGCGCTGAGGCGCCAGGCCGCCACCGCCGCATCGGAGACCTCCACGGTCCCGCCGGCGCGCCCCACCTCTGCCGTGATGCGCTCCACGAGGATCCCCGCGCACACCGCATCCTCCAGGGAGAAGGCCCCCTGCTCGCCGGCGCAGAGCACGGTGGCATCCCGTCCCTGCCCGAGCGCCCAGCGGGCCACGGCCTCCACGTTCGTCAGCGCAGCCACGGCCACCGCGGCGGCGCCGCGCGCCGCCAGGATGGCGGCGGTGCCGTTGGTGGTGGTCAGCACGAGGGTGCGGCCCCGCACGCGCTCGGCCGTGTACTCGAGGGGGGAGTTCCCGAGATCGAAGCCCACGATGGGGTCCCCCCCCCGCTCGCCCGCCAGCAGCACCTCCCCCGGCGGACGGCCACCGGCGCCGAGCTGCGCCCACGCGGCGGCCGCATCGGGGACGGGGATCACCCGCCGGCAGCCCGCCGCGCAGGCCGCGATCACCGTCGTCGTCGCCCGCATCACGTCCACGACGACCGCTGCGCGCCCCGACAGGTCGAGGCCCGCGAACTCGGCCGGGCTCAGCGCGACGTGCAGGTGCATGGG
This window of the Candidatus Rokuibacteriota bacterium genome carries:
- a CDS encoding 2-phosphosulfolactate phosphatase; amino-acid sequence: MHLHVALSPAEFAGLDLSGRAAVVVDVMRATTTVIAACAAGCRRVIPVPDAAAAWAQLGAGGRPPGEVLLAGERGGDPIVGFDLGNSPLEYTAERVRGRTLVLTTTNGTAAILAARGAAAVAVAALTNVEAVARWALGQGRDATVLCAGEQGAFSLEDAVCAGILVERITAEVGRAGGTVEVSDAAVAAWRLSAHYAGRLGALLEDATWARTLARAGRSEDLWACLALSTVDEVPVFEDGAIVPGVVMGRGAGLP
- the pgsA gene encoding CDP-diacylglycerol--glycerol-3-phosphate 3-phosphatidyltransferase — protein: MNIPIALTLVRIVLVPLLIVFLISSERVSVLIAAVIFVAAAFTDWLDGSMARRWNQVTRLGTLLDPVADKLLVAAALVSLVQVEMVAAWVAVVIIGRELAVTGLRGVALSMGIIVAASRLGKWKTVTQYVAITILILEKGLPADVVPFHLLSTVAIWLALAVTVVSGGHYFYGFFLKTGPGVLVKDQERWP